GGATGGAGATATCGAACGTACCGCCACCGAGGTCATACACGGCGACCTTTTCGCTCTTCTTGGAGTCAAGACCGTAAGCAAGAGCAGCAGCCGTCGGTTCGTTCACGATACGGAGAACTTCGAGGCCAGCAATCTTACCAGCGTCCTTTGTAGCCTGACGTTGAGAGTCGTTAAAGTAAGCCGGGACCGTAATCACAGCCTGGGAAACCGTCTGGCCGAGGTAATCTTCGGCAATCTTCTTCATGGTCTGAAGAACAGCAGCGGAAATCTCAGGAGGAGCAAACTGCTTGTCGTCAATCTGAACGCGGACCGGATCAGAACCCGTGCCGACGAGCTTGTACGGCATGTTCTTTTCGGCAGCAGAGCATTCGCCAGCCGTACGGCCCATGAAACGCTTGATAGAATAAATCGTCTTTTCCGGGTTCGTGATTGCCTGGCGCTTTGCAACGTGGCCCACAAGACGTTCACCGTTCTTGCCAAAAGCGACAATAGACGGCGTAGTGCGGAAACCTTCTGCATTGGCGATGACGACCGGCTTGCCACCTTCCATCACGGCAACGCAGCTGTTTGTCGTACCCAAGTCAATACCAATAATCTTACCCATGATTTTAATCTCCTATTTTAAATTCTTGATCCCCAGTGTTTTTGTTTGAGTGGGGAGTTTTTTACGCCGATACATTAGCAAAAGCCGTGCCAACCCCGAAAAACGCCCTTTTTGTTTCGTTCTGAAACATTTTTTGAGCTAAAAACGGGTAAAAAAAGGGCTGTTTCAAAAAAGAACGCCCTACAGCGTCATCCAGACGACCTGTCTTCCTCGAAGCGAAGCGTAGGAAAACCATAATTTCTCGTATCTACCTACAGTTGGGAGGAAGGTTTCGGTGATGTATTAAATAGATAGGAGGGGCTACTTTTTATTTAGTAAACCGAAGGTGGTAAACTGTAGTCTGGGGAAGAGCCTTTTTCATAAAACGACCAATCTATAGAAAAAGTGTATCGGTTTCTGCTTTCACTGATATCACGTCCATAGCGAAATTCAAAAGAAAAACGACCATACGAAATATATGCTCCGGCACCAAATTCAGTATATCGAATTGGTTCAGGATCTCCAGAACAAGCTCCAGGAGGAACAAAAATGCCACCATCACCACAGTAACTGTCTTTCAAATAAAATTCACGTCCATTTACAGAAACGTGCTGCGTAAACCCCAATCTCCAATCATCTCCCCAATGCATTTGCTCAATTGTCGAAATTCCACCCATAAGACCAAGAGAGCCCCAACTCATCACTCCAAAATGTTCGGAAACAAACCCTGGTTGTAACATCAAAGTTAAACTTTGTAATCCAAAACCAAGGGAAAAATAGGACCAATTAAAAAAATGAAAAAAAGAAATATCAGCAGGCCATTCATCTGCTTCTAAAACATCAAATTTATGTCGAGAAGATTCTCTATCATTTTCCTTTGTTTCGTGAACCAAATCTCCGCTGTAATGAGCTAGTGTAAGAGTATTGGTTGAAAAGCTGTCTCGGAATGACCCCATAAACGCCGCTGCAGATGGAGGCCTTGCGATTATGCTACATCCCGACAAAAGGGAAAATACCATAGCTAGTAGAGGTAATCTGAAATTATTCATTCAAAAACCGAAACGTAATCATTGTGAATAAATGTATAAAAAAAGGTGTTCGTACCATCTCATTTGCAAGAGGTGTGCTTTATCGTGAAAAATTTTGCAAACAACCGACTGCACAAAAACAAAATCTAATTGATAGTCTGGCTTTTTCCTGAACTTAATGCGGCTGCATTTGCCCGAAGACTTGGAATTCCGCAACCTTTATTTGCCGCCTATGTGAACGGAACAAAGAAACCTTCTGCAGCCCGTCGTAAAAAGATTGATGAAGAATTTCAGCGAATCGGTCGTGAACTGATGAAAGTATAAAAAATCCTCCGCGGGGGAGGATGCTACAATTCCAAAATGTTCAAGTAGTTCATTCGACTATTCAAAATGCGGACAATAAGCACCTTGTCAAGTTCAATTCGATAAAAAACAATATAGTTCGATACTGATAAACATCGATATCGACTCAACGAATCTACTTTGCCTTTTAAGGATGGACCTATTTCAGGAAAAATGGCAAGGTTGTCGATGGCGTCAAGGATTTCAAGAACCTTTTCATTTGCCGCTTGAGGACCGCCCAATTCAGATTCTATATACGCTTTGATTGAATCCAAATCCTCGGAGGCCTTTGGCGAAAAAATGATGACGGGCATCTACACCTCGTATTTCTTTCGCACATCCGCAGCGGAAAGCCAGCCACCCTGTTCGGCAGATCGTTCACCCTCGGCAAGAGCCTTCTGGAGTTTCAAAGCTGCAACCATCCGTTCGTACTCCTTAATGTCAATGACAACATAGCAACCCCGACCATTTTTGGTTAGGAATACTGGAGACTCTTCAGATACATTCTGAAGAACTTCATTGTAATTTCGTAAATCAGACACTGGTAAAATGCAGGGCATAAACAACCTCCATTTTAATAATATATAATTTTAAGTAAAATTACAAGTAAAAAATTAAGATAAATTGATTGAAAATCCTCCACGAGGGAGGATCCTTTGAGCTCATTATTTAGGTTGTATTTCGGTGTGTTTTTATATATATTTATAGAAAAGAGGTTACTTTTATGTCGCAAACCACCTTTAGCATCAGAATGGATGACAACCTGAAAAAAGACTTTGATAAGCTTTGTGAAGAGTTTGGCATGTCAATGACCACGGCGATAAATGTCTTCGCTCGTGCCGTTGTGCGCGAGAAGAGGATTCCCTTCGAGGTTTCATCCACAAAGGCTCCCGCCTATGCCGCCGACAGGCGCGTTTTCTACAATGCAAGTCCAGTTGCGAGCCGTATGTCGATGGTAATGCGCCTGCTTTCTGCCGAGGCAGAAAGAGCTGGGGCCGCCGATATGACTCTAGACGAAATCAATGCCGAAATTGATGCTGCCAGGAGCGGCCGATGAAGTTTTATGCGGTCATTGACACGAATGTCATTGTTTCCGCTTTGCTGAAATGGAACTCTGTTTCTGGAGTCGTATTGCAGGCTGTTTTCAATGGATTTGTTGTTCCTGTATACAATGATGAAATTCTGAATGAGTATCGCAATGTTTTGAATAGGCCGAAATTCGGTTTTTCTTCAGAGTTGATTTCAGAAACCATATCCCAGATAGAATCCTTGGGTGTTATGGAAAATAATTTGCCACAGAAATTGCATTAAACTTTGACACTAAAAATCCCCGGCCTCGTGAGTGAGGTCGGGGACTTTAAATGTGGGGGAGGTAGGGCTTATTCCCCGACTTGCAATTTCAGGGTCTTTCCAGCAGGATTCCGGACGACGTAGACTCCGCGCCCAAAGCCGGCCGTCTTGAGACCAGTCTTGATTTCTGTCAACGAAGCTCCTGCGTTAAAGCGGACTTTACCAACCATATTGCCCATCAAGTCAAAGACTTTGTAAACACCTGCGTTTTTTGCGAAAGCGTTTACAGCATCCGAAGCAAATTTCGGCAAAATGCCTGTGGTGCCATTGCGCTTATCCATAATATCGCCATCAATTTTACCGAAGGCAATCCAGTCGAGGTTTACGTAGTCGCTTGTTATTAGGACTTTGAGCACGTGTTCGCCTTTGGTGAGTTCCTTGGTTGTTTTGCCTTTGTACGTAGCGTATGTATCGAAGTCATCGGTTCCAGAAAGCGATAGTGTATCGGTGATGGGTTCATTGTCCATAAAGAATCGTACGCTTGCGCTTTCCATGCCTGTTGCGTAAGAAAGTTCGAAGGGGAGGGTTCCGCTAGTTTCGACGTTCACGGTGTATTCCAGCCATTCGCCTTTCTGCGTGTAGCCCACTGCAAAGCCGTCGCCGTTTTTCACGATGTCCACGCGGTCTTCGCGGTATTCTTCGCCCTGATTCTTGGTGTCCATGTCGTAATAAGCCTTGCCTGCACCGCCCAAGTCGTAGTTCTCAAAGTCAATGAAGTTGGCGGGGCCTTCGACGCTTGCGCCTATAACCGGAACGTCGCATTTAGCTTCGGGGTCGGTGAGTTTAGCCTTGCAGAAGGGGCTCTGCGGAATGGCGGTTTTGCTGTCCTCGAATTCCCAGTAGTCTGCTTCGAAATCGCCTGCGAACACGAAGAACACGTCGTGCTTGCCGACAGCGCCTGTAAGCGGAACTGTCACAAGACCGTCTGCGGAGAATTCCGCCTTGCCGATGATTTCGCCGTCCACCTTGTCCAAGCGGACGGTGATGCTCGAGGCCTTCTTGACGCTCAGAACGGATGCCGAGAAGCTTTCCGCGCCCGCGTCGCCGAATTCCACGCCGCTAATCTTGGTGTATTTTCCTTCGGAAAGATTGGTGATGACCGTATTGCCGGCAGTACCGCTCTTACGGACCCTCACGTCTTCGCCCCACGACATGGTTTCCGCTTCCACGCGCTTGTACGGGTCGAAATCTTCCAGCTGGGCCACGCCATTATCCGGCCAATAGTCAATCTTTTGAATAGTGCCGTCGGCGTTGTACTTCATTTCGGAAAGGCCGACAGAACGACGCTCCTTGTGTTGGTATTTCTGGCCCATTTTCTCGGACTTGTAACGCCAAAGTTCGTAATTTAGGCCGAAAACGTAGGATTTCCCCTTGAAATCGATGATACCCGGGTGGTTTCCGTTACTGCGCGAAGAATGCGGCATAATGTCGCCCTTGTAGGTCCAGGGGCCAGTAATCTTGTCGCTCATGGCATACCCGATACCTTCGGCACAGCAGGTGGATGCGAAAGTCATGTAGTAATGGTCGCCGTGCTTATAGACCCAGGGGCCTTCTTGGTAATCCTTGATTTTGGGGTAGGTGACGATGGACCCCTGAGTACTAATCATGTCCTTATTCAACTTGATCATGTACAAATCGGGGTTGCCCCAGTACATGTAGGCCTGTCCGTCGTCGTCAATCCAGACGGTAGGGTCGATATCGTTCCAGTGCTCGCGCTGCCAGACCAGCGCCTTGTTCAAAGGTTCCTTGAAAGGGCCATAAGGGCTGTCCGCCACCAAGACGGAAATGCCATTGCCGTGAATGGGGACGTACATGAACCACTTGCCGTCGCGCTCGATGACCTGTTCCGCCCAGGCCCCGTTAGTCTTTGTGCTCCACTTGATGTCTCCTAGGCTTGCCACGGCACCGTGACTGGTCCAGTTGACCATATCCGTGGATGTGTGCAACAGCCAGTCGTACATCATGAACCCGTCGGCATTGTCCTCGTCGTGGGTCGTGTACAGGTAAACCGTATCCCCATGGACATAGGGCGCCGGGTCCGCCGTATAGTTCGTCGTGATTACAATTTTCTGAGCGAAACCCGTACAAGCCAAGGCCAATACGGAAGAAACGATTAGGTTTTTACCAAACATCTTGATCTCCATTCCTTGTTAATTCCTACACCCAATAACAAAGATATATCTGAAAATGTTTGCGGTTAATCGCTTGCGTAAATCTCTATTGTCAAATTATCAAAAGAGGGGAGATAAGAAAAGCCCGCTCACGGGGGAGTGGCGGGCATAAAGGCGGGGGATATGGGGGTTATTTCCCGGAGGATACGATGACTTTTGCGGTCTTCAAGATTTTGTTCTTGAGCTTGTAACCCTTCTGGAATACGGTAACAACATGACCTTCCGGGATAGTTTCGGAGGGCTGCTGCATCAGAGCTTCGTGGAGGTTTGGGTCGAATTCCTTGCCGGTCGGGTCAATCTGTTCAAGTCCTGCGTCCGTGAGAACCTTGGCGAACTGGTTGTAAATCATCTGCATGCCTTTTTCGAAGGCTTCGAGATCCTTGGCTTTGTTTTCGCTGGCGAAAGCACGTTCGAAATTGTCCTGGACTTCAGAGAGCTTTTCGAGAAGCTTGCCGTTCGCGGTTTCGATGAGTTCGAGCTGTTCCTTGGCATTACGGCGGCGGAAGTTTTCGAATTCGGCCATCAAACGCACAAAACGGTCGTTAGCGTCGGCAAGCTG
This is a stretch of genomic DNA from Fibrobacter sp. UWB13. It encodes these proteins:
- a CDS encoding type II toxin-antitoxin system RelE/ParE family toxin, with translation MPVIIFSPKASEDLDSIKAYIESELGGPQAANEKVLEILDAIDNLAIFPEIGPSLKGKVDSLSRYRCLSVSNYIVFYRIELDKVLIVRILNSRMNYLNILEL
- a CDS encoding type II toxin-antitoxin system prevent-host-death family antitoxin; this translates as MPCILPVSDLRNYNEVLQNVSEESPVFLTKNGRGCYVVIDIKEYERMVAALKLQKALAEGERSAEQGGWLSAADVRKKYEV
- a CDS encoding type II toxin-antitoxin system RelB/DinJ family antitoxin encodes the protein MSQTTFSIRMDDNLKKDFDKLCEEFGMSMTTAINVFARAVVREKRIPFEVSSTKAPAYAADRRVFYNASPVASRMSMVMRLLSAEAERAGAADMTLDEINAEIDAARSGR
- a CDS encoding putative toxin-antitoxin system toxin component, PIN family; this encodes MKFYAVIDTNVIVSALLKWNSVSGVVLQAVFNGFVVPVYNDEILNEYRNVLNRPKFGFSSELISETISQIESLGVMENNLPQKLH
- a CDS encoding family 43 glycosylhydrolase; the protein is MFGKNLIVSSVLALACTGFAQKIVITTNYTADPAPYVHGDTVYLYTTHDEDNADGFMMYDWLLHTSTDMVNWTSHGAVASLGDIKWSTKTNGAWAEQVIERDGKWFMYVPIHGNGISVLVADSPYGPFKEPLNKALVWQREHWNDIDPTVWIDDDGQAYMYWGNPDLYMIKLNKDMISTQGSIVTYPKIKDYQEGPWVYKHGDHYYMTFASTCCAEGIGYAMSDKITGPWTYKGDIMPHSSRSNGNHPGIIDFKGKSYVFGLNYELWRYKSEKMGQKYQHKERRSVGLSEMKYNADGTIQKIDYWPDNGVAQLEDFDPYKRVEAETMSWGEDVRVRKSGTAGNTVITNLSEGKYTKISGVEFGDAGAESFSASVLSVKKASSITVRLDKVDGEIIGKAEFSADGLVTVPLTGAVGKHDVFFVFAGDFEADYWEFEDSKTAIPQSPFCKAKLTDPEAKCDVPVIGASVEGPANFIDFENYDLGGAGKAYYDMDTKNQGEEYREDRVDIVKNGDGFAVGYTQKGEWLEYTVNVETSGTLPFELSYATGMESASVRFFMDNEPITDTLSLSGTDDFDTYATYKGKTTKELTKGEHVLKVLITSDYVNLDWIAFGKIDGDIMDKRNGTTGILPKFASDAVNAFAKNAGVYKVFDLMGNMVGKVRFNAGASLTEIKTGLKTAGFGRGVYVVRNPAGKTLKLQVGE
- the grpE gene encoding nucleotide exchange factor GrpE, whose translation is MAEEKNPEQNVEPNDAERAQFEQDVLKAAQDAMNLEAEANASAGSATDNANAEKPADVEGQNAEAPKAEEKAAEQPAAPSAEEVLKQQLADANDRFVRLMAEFENFRRRNAKEQLELIETANGKLLEKLSEVQDNFERAFASENKAKDLEAFEKGMQMIYNQFAKVLTDAGLEQIDPTGKEFDPNLHEALMQQPSETIPEGHVVTVFQKGYKLKNKILKTAKVIVSSGK